The Nitrospira sp. genome has a segment encoding these proteins:
- a CDS encoding carbon monoxide dehydrogenase — MSDYRVLPGPEHFLPPAAASMGIRLPNPGEAHINGVIASEEKAYEEAARQFLMAKVPTIFPGPLVLWAWNEKAAKKATAIRHLFNALKECVQPGQKPMLIPMPDYRPKYPKINPEVEINPNHPNLTIWHNKIDCCMFIGVHCHQANLSLKIIRGGTSCYTIAMCAQAGHEDAMLSFRDASVDKIMRLADTVKRLKGTVQPRLSAKTGASN, encoded by the coding sequence ATGAGTGACTATCGTGTACTCCCAGGCCCCGAACACTTTCTTCCTCCGGCTGCCGCAAGCATGGGAATTCGTTTGCCCAACCCGGGAGAAGCGCATATTAACGGTGTGATCGCATCAGAAGAAAAGGCGTATGAAGAGGCTGCTCGCCAATTTCTGATGGCGAAGGTTCCAACTATTTTCCCAGGGCCACTCGTGCTTTGGGCGTGGAACGAGAAAGCGGCTAAAAAAGCGACAGCAATTCGACATCTGTTCAACGCCTTAAAAGAATGTGTTCAGCCCGGTCAAAAACCGATGTTAATCCCCATGCCGGACTATCGGCCCAAATATCCCAAGATCAACCCTGAGGTTGAGATTAACCCAAACCACCCGAACTTGACCATCTGGCACAATAAGATCGATTGCTGCATGTTTATCGGAGTCCATTGTCATCAGGCCAATCTGTCGCTGAAAATCATTCGCGGCGGGACGTCATGTTATACCATCGCCATGTGCGCACAAGCTGGTCACGAAGATGCGATGCTATCATTCCGTGATGCATCAGTGGACAAAATCATGCGGTTGGCTGATACCGTCAAGCGATTGAAAGGGACCGTCCAACCGCGTCTGTCAGCCAAGACCGGGGCTTCAAATTAG
- a CDS encoding DUF2203 domain-containing protein has translation MAHGENEITPERVFSLSEANHLLPQLQKHLSTVQEGKAVLVRTREEVGKASANAALGGGTSAGGPYVKSLLDISTHLQAIHELGIVVKDIDLGLCDFPHIRNGRVVYLCWKLGEKEIRWWHEVTTGYKDRCPIEEEPSES, from the coding sequence ATGGCACATGGAGAAAACGAGATAACTCCGGAACGGGTCTTCTCCCTCTCGGAAGCCAATCACCTCCTCCCTCAACTCCAGAAGCACCTCTCGACCGTCCAAGAGGGGAAAGCAGTGCTTGTACGAACTCGGGAGGAAGTGGGTAAGGCCTCAGCCAATGCTGCGCTCGGAGGTGGGACGTCGGCGGGAGGACCTTATGTGAAAAGCCTTCTGGACATCAGCACGCATCTCCAGGCCATCCATGAGCTAGGAATCGTTGTAAAGGACATTGACCTAGGGCTCTGCGACTTCCCGCATATCCGAAACGGCCGAGTTGTCTACTTATGCTGGAAACTGGGCGAAAAGGAAATTCGCTGGTGGCACGAAGTTACCACCGGCTACAAAGATCGTTGTCCCATAGAAGAAGAGCCCTCCGAAAGCTGA
- the rho gene encoding transcription termination factor Rho, with product MHLAELKQKSIADLNDVARELKIEGAANLRKQELIFAILQAQTEKNGVVFGEGVLETLPDGFGFLRAPDSNYLPGPDDIYISPSQIRRFNLRTGDIVSGQIRPPKESERYFALLKVEKVNYEDPEVARDKILFDNLTPLYPEERINLEFDREEYCTRVMDLTTPIGKGQRGLIVAAPRTGKTMLLQAIARAILRNHKEVTLIVLLIDERPEEVTDWQRQVKAEVISSTFDEPAQRHAQVAEMVLEKAKRLVEHKKDVVILLDSITRLARAYNTIAPPSGKVLSGGLDSNALQRPKRFFGAARNIENGGSLTIMATALVDTGSRMDDVIFEEFKGTGNMEVHLDRRLADKRLFPAIDISQSGTRKEELLVDKDRLNKMWILRKVLSPLGTMEAMEFLMDKISGTKNNQEFLQSMNR from the coding sequence ATGCATCTTGCCGAACTGAAGCAGAAATCCATCGCCGATCTGAATGACGTGGCTCGAGAATTGAAGATTGAAGGAGCTGCGAATTTACGAAAGCAGGAGCTCATTTTTGCGATCCTCCAGGCCCAAACCGAAAAAAATGGCGTGGTCTTTGGAGAGGGAGTGTTAGAAACGTTACCTGACGGGTTCGGCTTTCTTCGCGCACCAGATTCTAATTATCTCCCTGGGCCTGACGACATTTATATCTCCCCATCGCAGATTCGACGGTTTAATCTTCGTACCGGTGATATCGTCTCGGGTCAAATCCGTCCCCCCAAGGAGAGTGAGCGGTATTTTGCATTGCTCAAGGTTGAAAAGGTCAACTATGAAGATCCTGAGGTTGCACGGGATAAAATCTTATTCGATAACCTGACTCCGTTGTATCCGGAGGAGCGGATCAATCTGGAGTTTGATCGAGAGGAATACTGCACCCGTGTGATGGATCTAACGACTCCGATCGGGAAGGGGCAGCGCGGATTGATTGTGGCCGCGCCTCGCACCGGTAAGACGATGTTGCTGCAGGCGATTGCCCGCGCGATTCTGAGGAACCACAAGGAAGTGACACTGATCGTGCTGTTGATCGATGAACGGCCAGAAGAGGTGACTGACTGGCAGCGCCAGGTCAAGGCTGAGGTCATCAGCTCGACCTTCGATGAACCGGCTCAGCGGCATGCTCAGGTAGCTGAAATGGTGCTGGAGAAAGCCAAGCGGCTGGTTGAACACAAGAAAGACGTCGTTATTTTACTGGATAGCATTACCAGGCTTGCTCGTGCCTACAATACCATTGCGCCTCCCAGCGGGAAGGTGCTCTCTGGAGGGTTAGATTCCAATGCGTTGCAGCGGCCCAAGCGTTTCTTTGGCGCAGCCAGAAACATTGAGAACGGTGGCAGCTTGACGATTATGGCGACAGCGTTAGTCGATACAGGAAGTCGTATGGACGACGTCATTTTCGAGGAATTCAAGGGAACCGGCAATATGGAAGTACATTTGGATCGGCGTTTGGCAGACAAGCGACTCTTCCCGGCAATTGATATCAGTCAGTCTGGGACGAGGAAAGAAGAGCTGTTGGTGGACAAAGATCGACTGAACAAGATGTGGATTCTGCGCAAGGTTTTGAGTCCCTTGGGCACGATGGAAGCGATGGAGTTTCTCATGGACAAGATCAGCGGAACCAAAAACAACCAAGAGTTTCTGCAGTCCATGAATCGCTAA
- the rpmE gene encoding 50S ribosomal protein L31: MQKGIHPVYREATVHCACGNSFKTRTTIGDISVDICSNCHPFFTGTQKIVDTEGRVERFKKKYAKKGK; this comes from the coding sequence ATGCAGAAGGGTATTCATCCAGTTTATCGAGAGGCGACCGTTCACTGCGCGTGCGGTAATTCGTTCAAGACCCGTACGACGATCGGTGACATCAGTGTCGACATTTGCTCTAATTGCCATCCGTTCTTTACCGGAACGCAGAAGATCGTCGATACGGAAGGACGAGTGGAGCGGTTTAAGAAGAAGTACGCGAAGAAGGGCAAGTAG
- the prfA gene encoding peptide chain release factor 1, which yields MEAILLKKWESLASRFHELTDQLMDPAVISQPTLLHKLSKERTDLEPVVTHFEAYQENAKQLDDTLQILGDPSAGGELQKMAFEERAELERRQMEIEAQVRELLIPKDPRDEKSLVLEVRAGTGGDEAALFAGELFRLYTKFAEKKGLKVDTVEAAETGIGGYKNIVALIEGKGAYRQFKYEAGVHRVQRVPVTEASGRIHTSTVTVAVMPEVDEVDIQIDPKDLRIDTFCSSGAGGQSVNTTYSAVRITHLPTGVVVSCQDERSQLKNRTKAMRTLRARIVEAEREKQEAEIAQSRKSQVGSGERSEKIRTYNFPQNRVTDHRVGLTLHKLELVMEGDLDDIVQALKAQQQQTETAKV from the coding sequence ATGGAAGCCATACTGCTCAAGAAGTGGGAGAGTCTTGCGTCACGATTTCATGAGCTAACCGATCAGCTCATGGATCCAGCCGTCATTAGCCAACCGACGCTGTTGCATAAGTTAAGCAAGGAACGGACTGACCTTGAACCCGTAGTCACACACTTTGAGGCGTATCAAGAAAATGCCAAACAACTCGATGACACCTTGCAGATCCTCGGTGACCCGTCGGCAGGGGGCGAGTTGCAGAAAATGGCGTTTGAAGAGCGGGCTGAGCTGGAACGGCGGCAGATGGAAATTGAGGCGCAGGTCAGGGAACTCTTGATTCCGAAGGATCCACGGGATGAAAAGAGTCTGGTGCTGGAGGTTCGAGCTGGGACCGGCGGGGACGAGGCGGCGCTCTTTGCCGGCGAGCTATTTCGGCTCTATACCAAGTTTGCAGAGAAGAAAGGGTTGAAGGTTGATACGGTTGAGGCGGCCGAGACGGGTATTGGCGGGTATAAGAATATCGTGGCACTCATTGAGGGTAAAGGGGCATACAGACAATTCAAGTATGAGGCCGGTGTTCATCGAGTGCAGCGAGTGCCTGTGACGGAAGCGAGTGGTCGCATTCACACGTCTACAGTCACGGTTGCTGTTATGCCAGAGGTTGATGAAGTTGATATACAAATTGATCCGAAGGATTTACGGATCGACACCTTTTGCTCATCTGGGGCTGGTGGACAAAGTGTGAACACAACCTACTCGGCCGTTCGGATTACCCATCTACCCACGGGTGTGGTGGTCTCATGCCAAGATGAACGATCACAGCTCAAAAATCGGACAAAGGCGATGCGGACTCTCCGCGCCAGGATCGTCGAGGCTGAACGGGAAAAGCAAGAAGCGGAAATCGCACAGAGCAGGAAGTCACAGGTTGGGAGTGGAGAACGGAGTGAAAAAATCCGAACCTATAATTTTCCGCAGAATCGAGTCACGGATCACCGAGTTGGTTTGACGCTGCACAAATTGGAATTGGTGATGGAAGGTGATCTCGACGATATTGTCCAGGCCTTGAAGGCGCAACAACAACAAACTGAAACTGCGAAGGTCTAA
- the prmC gene encoding peptide chain release factor N(5)-glutamine methyltransferase: MSDSQSLGKLLASAQQILGKAGIANAAQEARWLLASALEMKPHELTSQSEQPVRDERLARVLSVVRRRESREPLQYILGSQEFCGLDFSVTPAVLIPRPETELLIQEALREGGFEEGAVLVDIGTGSGCVAVTLATILSGMRIFALDCAHDALSVARGNAERHGVRDKITWLQGDLLSPLREYAVAGAVDAIISNPPYIAEAEWAGLQPEVRDYEPQHALLAGPQGIEFHERLIHDSKEFLVPGGLLVMELGQRQAPLVRRMAEEAGGYTGLQTVKDEAGIERVLIARRACEGPAHG; the protein is encoded by the coding sequence ATGTCAGACTCACAGTCTTTGGGGAAGCTACTTGCTAGTGCACAGCAGATATTGGGAAAGGCAGGGATTGCGAATGCCGCACAGGAGGCGCGGTGGCTATTAGCCTCTGCCTTAGAGATGAAGCCCCATGAGTTGACAAGTCAGTCTGAACAGCCGGTGAGGGACGAGCGGCTGGCACGGGTCCTGTCGGTTGTGCGAAGGCGGGAGTCGCGAGAGCCGCTTCAGTATATTTTAGGTTCGCAAGAGTTTTGTGGGCTCGACTTTTCTGTGACCCCAGCCGTGTTGATTCCCCGTCCTGAGACAGAACTCCTGATCCAAGAAGCGCTGAGAGAGGGAGGATTTGAGGAAGGTGCTGTGCTGGTGGATATAGGGACCGGCTCGGGTTGTGTGGCGGTGACGCTGGCGACCATTCTCAGTGGCATGCGAATTTTTGCGCTGGACTGCGCTCACGATGCGTTGAGCGTGGCAAGGGGGAACGCGGAACGACATGGAGTTCGCGACAAGATTACCTGGTTGCAAGGAGACCTCCTCTCTCCGCTGAGAGAATATGCTGTGGCCGGAGCCGTGGACGCAATTATCTCCAATCCTCCGTACATCGCTGAAGCGGAGTGGGCAGGGTTGCAGCCGGAGGTACGAGACTATGAACCGCAACATGCCTTGCTGGCAGGGCCGCAAGGGATTGAATTTCATGAACGACTGATCCATGACTCCAAAGAATTTCTTGTGCCAGGTGGGTTGCTGGTCATGGAACTTGGTCAGAGGCAAGCGCCTCTTGTGCGGCGGATGGCTGAGGAAGCAGGGGGGTACACGGGGCTTCAGACCGTGAAAGACGAAGCGGGTATTGAACGCGTGTTGATCGCGCGACGGGCTTGTGAGGGTCCGGCTCATGGATGA